A region from the Polaribacter sp. Hel1_33_78 genome encodes:
- a CDS encoding SDR family oxidoreductase — translation MNLELKNKNALVCGSTQGIGKATAILLAEEGVNVTLIARNKEKLKKVLSELPNENQCHSYLVADFSKPNELKEILEASDLQFHILVNNTGGPAGGPIFNAKLEEFDSAFTQHLKCNHILVQSLVPFMKSQCFGRIINVISTSVKQPLDGLGVSNTIRGAVASWSKTLANELGEFGITVNNVLPGATGTARLKEIIDNKANKTGKSFDEVAEAMKNASPAKRFAKPEEVAAAIVFLSSKKASYINGINIPVDGGRTKSL, via the coding sequence ATGAACTTAGAACTAAAAAATAAAAATGCTTTGGTTTGCGGCAGCACACAAGGAATTGGAAAAGCAACTGCAATTTTGTTGGCAGAAGAAGGGGTAAATGTAACTTTGATAGCTCGAAATAAAGAGAAGTTAAAAAAGGTTTTATCAGAATTACCAAATGAGAATCAATGTCATAGTTATTTAGTGGCAGATTTTTCGAAGCCAAATGAATTAAAAGAGATTTTAGAAGCATCAGATTTACAATTCCATATCTTGGTAAATAATACAGGAGGTCCTGCAGGAGGTCCTATATTTAATGCGAAATTAGAGGAATTTGATAGCGCTTTTACACAACATTTGAAGTGCAATCATATATTAGTACAAAGTTTGGTGCCCTTCATGAAGTCTCAATGTTTTGGTAGAATTATAAACGTAATTTCTACATCTGTAAAACAACCTTTAGATGGTTTGGGTGTTTCCAATACAATTCGTGGTGCGGTAGCTAGTTGGTCGAAAACGTTGGCAAATGAGTTGGGTGAATTCGGAATTACTGTAAATAATGTATTGCCAGGAGCCACAGGAACAGCACGTTTAAAAGAAATTATAGACAATAAAGCCAATAAAACAGGAAAGTCTTTTGATGAAGTTGCTGAAGCTATGAAAAATGCTTCCCCGGCAAAACGTTTCGCAAAACCAGAAGAAGTGGCTGCTGCAATTGTGTTTTTATCAAGTAAAAAAGCAAGTTATATAAACGGAATTAACATTCCTGTTGATGGCGGTAGAACAAAAAGTTTGTAA
- a CDS encoding aldehyde dehydrogenase, whose amino-acid sequence MGNIQNYINGEFVNPIKNNWIDNYNPSIGKVCGQIPNSTKEDVEIGYLAAAKAFPKWSNTTLEERSKILAKIAGLILEKLDFLAKAESEDNGKPISLAKQIDIPRAASNFQFYANAITQFSTEAHESLGLNALNFTLRQSIGVVGCISPWNLPLYLFTWKIAPAIAAGNCVVAKPSEITPMTAYLLGEICNQAGLPKGVLNIIHGMGSSTGQAIVEHPNIKAISFTGGTRTGAQIARIAAPMFKKLSLELGGKNPNIIFADCNYDKMLETTVRSSFANQGQICLCGSRIFVEEKIYEKFKKDFIEKVAELKVGHPSEKNTNIGALVSKEHLEKVKSYIDIASKEGGKLLFGGERVSVNNCENGYYLQPAIIEVWDNQCRLNQEEIFGPLVTIMSFKTDEEALQLANDVKYGLSSTLWTNNLNRTMQFSKQLQAGIVWVNTWMLRDLRTPFGGQKDSGIGREGGFEALRFFTEPKNICIQYE is encoded by the coding sequence ATGGGGAATATACAAAACTACATAAATGGTGAATTTGTGAATCCAATTAAAAATAATTGGATAGACAATTACAATCCATCAATTGGGAAGGTTTGTGGACAAATACCTAATTCAACAAAAGAAGATGTAGAAATAGGATATTTAGCTGCAGCAAAAGCTTTTCCCAAATGGTCCAATACCACTTTAGAAGAAAGAAGTAAAATCTTAGCGAAAATAGCAGGTTTAATTCTAGAAAAATTAGATTTTTTAGCAAAGGCAGAATCTGAAGATAATGGAAAACCAATCAGTTTAGCAAAACAGATCGATATTCCAAGGGCTGCGAGTAATTTTCAATTTTATGCAAATGCAATTACACAGTTTTCAACAGAAGCTCACGAGAGTCTTGGTTTAAATGCGTTGAATTTTACACTTCGCCAATCAATAGGAGTTGTCGGTTGTATTTCTCCTTGGAATTTACCGTTGTATTTATTTACATGGAAAATTGCACCAGCAATTGCTGCAGGTAATTGTGTCGTTGCAAAACCAAGTGAAATTACGCCAATGACAGCGTATTTATTAGGAGAAATTTGTAACCAAGCCGGCCTCCCAAAAGGGGTGCTAAATATTATTCATGGCATGGGTAGCTCAACAGGACAAGCAATTGTAGAACATCCAAATATCAAAGCAATTTCTTTCACAGGAGGAACAAGAACGGGTGCCCAAATAGCTAGAATTGCAGCGCCAATGTTTAAAAAGTTATCTCTGGAATTAGGAGGGAAGAATCCAAATATCATTTTTGCAGATTGTAATTATGATAAAATGTTGGAAACTACAGTTCGTTCTTCATTTGCAAATCAAGGTCAGATATGTTTATGTGGAAGTAGAATTTTTGTGGAAGAAAAAATCTACGAGAAATTCAAAAAAGACTTTATTGAGAAAGTGGCTGAATTAAAAGTAGGACATCCATCAGAAAAGAACACAAATATTGGTGCTTTAGTTTCTAAAGAACATTTAGAAAAAGTAAAGAGTTATATTGATATTGCATCAAAAGAAGGCGGAAAACTTTTGTTTGGAGGTGAAAGAGTAAGTGTCAATAATTGCGAAAATGGATACTATTTACAGCCTGCAATTATAGAGGTTTGGGATAATCAATGTAGATTAAATCAAGAAGAAATTTTTGGACCTTTAGTCACAATTATGTCTTTTAAAACGGATGAAGAAGCATTGCAATTAGCGAATGATGTAAAATATGGGTTGTCATCAACTTTATGGACGAATAACTTAAACAGAACCATGCAGTTCTCTAAACAATTACAGGCGGGAATTGTTTGGGTAAATACTTGGATGTTACGTGATTTAAGAACCCCTTTTGGTGGACAAAAAGATTCTGGTATTGGTAGAGAAGGAGGTTTTGAAGCTTTACGGTTTTTTACAGAACCTAAAAATATTTGTATTCAATACGAATAA
- a CDS encoding M20/M25/M40 family metallo-hydrolase — protein sequence MKSIIAISVFSLILSSLSAQENWDPKINSKLSEVLVSHKEFVSIPNLPADKQKMYENIDWVKNRYEKVGFQLKKLESSTLPVLFAQRILDPTFKTVLFYFHLDGQAVNPKMWNQKNPFHPMLKEQKEDGDWRAITWSSLKGEINDDWRIFGRAAADDKAPIIMFLSALELLQKQHQNPKFNIKIIFDLEEEYGSQGFLSTLKKYKEAYRSDYMIIMDGPAHNSNQPTLTFGCRGIATCSITTYGSKLPQHSGHYGNYVSNPVFSLSRLLTSMKSDDGKVLIKDYYKGININKAVSNILNSVPDSTIDINNSLLIHKAESVGENYQEALQYPTLNVRQIGTSWKGEGLKTIIPEYATANIDVRLVVETDGELQLEKIKKHIKNQGFLVLDRVPTDKERLENFKIVTFKGNSGVNAFRTPLNSPFGEKLRISLTSIFGKKPVSIRTMGGTVPIISAISELNIPAIIVPMVNMDNNQHNPNENIRIGNIRQGIKICLAILNTSL from the coding sequence ATGAAAAGTATTATCGCAATATCAGTTTTTTCATTGATCCTGAGTTCTTTAAGTGCACAAGAAAACTGGGATCCAAAAATTAATTCAAAACTTTCAGAAGTTTTAGTTAGTCATAAAGAATTTGTAAGCATTCCTAACTTGCCTGCTGATAAGCAAAAAATGTATGAGAACATTGATTGGGTTAAAAATAGATATGAAAAAGTAGGGTTCCAACTAAAAAAATTAGAATCATCCACATTACCAGTATTATTTGCTCAAAGAATACTCGATCCAACGTTTAAAACAGTTTTATTTTATTTTCATTTGGATGGACAGGCTGTAAACCCTAAAATGTGGAATCAAAAAAATCCGTTTCACCCCATGTTAAAAGAACAAAAGGAAGATGGAGACTGGAGAGCAATTACTTGGTCCAGTTTAAAAGGGGAAATTAATGATGATTGGAGAATTTTTGGAAGAGCCGCCGCAGATGATAAAGCGCCAATTATAATGTTTTTGTCCGCTCTAGAATTATTGCAAAAACAGCACCAAAATCCTAAATTTAATATTAAAATTATTTTCGATTTGGAAGAGGAGTATGGTTCTCAAGGTTTTTTATCAACTTTAAAAAAGTATAAAGAAGCATACAGGTCTGATTACATGATTATTATGGACGGTCCTGCTCATAACTCTAATCAACCAACATTAACGTTTGGGTGCAGAGGAATTGCTACATGCAGTATTACTACATATGGATCAAAATTGCCTCAACATAGCGGACATTATGGAAATTATGTTTCTAATCCAGTATTTAGTCTTTCTAGGTTACTCACTTCAATGAAATCTGATGATGGAAAAGTCTTGATTAAAGATTACTACAAAGGAATTAACATAAATAAAGCAGTATCTAATATCCTAAACTCAGTTCCAGACAGCACAATTGATATTAATAATTCGTTACTGATTCATAAAGCAGAAAGTGTTGGAGAAAATTATCAAGAAGCATTGCAATATCCTACTTTAAATGTTAGGCAAATAGGTACTTCATGGAAAGGAGAAGGTTTAAAAACTATTATTCCTGAATATGCAACGGCAAATATTGATGTTCGTTTGGTAGTTGAAACTGATGGGGAATTACAATTGGAGAAAATTAAAAAGCATATTAAAAATCAAGGATTTTTAGTTTTGGATAGAGTTCCGACTGATAAAGAAAGGCTTGAAAATTTTAAAATTGTAACTTTTAAAGGGAATTCTGGTGTAAATGCTTTTAGAACTCCATTGAATTCTCCATTTGGAGAAAAATTAAGAATCTCTTTAACCTCAATATTTGGCAAGAAACCCGTTAGCATTAGAACTATGGGAGGAACTGTTCCAATTATTTCGGCAATTAGCGAACTAAATATTCCTGCTATTATTGTTCCGATGGTGAACATGGATAACAATCAGCATAATCCAAACGAAAACATAAGAATTGGAAATATTAGGCAAGGAATTAAAATTTGTTTGGCTATTTTAAACACGAGTTTATAG
- a CDS encoding RidA family protein, with amino-acid sequence MSDKKVTPRGAYPHVKVVGDFIFVSGTSSRRADNTIAGVDIIDEMGTKFLNIETQTREVLQNIDKNLQAVGASINDVVDVSTFLVNMNDFAGYNKAYAEFFNAETGPARTTVAVHQLPHPDLVVEIKVTAYKK; translated from the coding sequence ATGTCAGATAAAAAAGTAACACCAAGAGGAGCATATCCGCACGTAAAAGTAGTAGGCGATTTTATTTTTGTTTCAGGAACGAGTTCAAGAAGAGCAGATAATACTATTGCAGGAGTTGATATAATTGATGAAATGGGAACAAAATTTCTAAACATTGAAACTCAAACAAGAGAAGTTTTACAAAATATTGATAAAAACTTACAAGCAGTTGGAGCGAGTATAAATGATGTGGTGGATGTTTCTACATTTTTGGTAAACATGAATGATTTTGCAGGATATAATAAAGCCTATGCAGAATTTTTTAATGCAGAAACTGGTCCAGCAAGAACAACTGTTGCGGTACATCAATTACCACATCCAGATTTGGTAGTTGAGATTAAAGTAACGGCTTACAAGAAATAA
- a CDS encoding NAD(P)/FAD-dependent oxidoreductase, with the protein MNKKDKILIIGAGLCGSLLALRLAQRGFEVEVYESRPDLRTTNISAGRSINLALSDRGLKALRLCGMEEKAREFCIPMFGRLMHDAHGKTFSSNYSGRENEFINSISRGNLNALLLDEAEKHDNVTIHFNKQCRTVDIENTVAHFKDYQTKEEFFVHADVIFGSDGAGSSLRKSYISERKFLFSYSQNYLNHGYKELEIPANKMGTHQISKEHLHIWPRGDFMLIALPNMDGSFTVTLFLSYDEGEFNFENLTSEDKITAFFEKEFPDALALIPNIKEEFINNPTGPLGTIKCSPWSYKNKTLLIGDSSHAIVPFYGQGMNASFEDVFVFDEILNQNLETWEAVFKAYQKARKHDTDAIADLAIDNFHEMKDHVANPIFKEKRKIEMDLEKIFPTEYFSKYSLVTFNENIGYNEAMNRGRAQDKALLNLIADNDISTSLEMSIEELEIVLRKVQEETNEILQEDKIAGMNERN; encoded by the coding sequence ATGAATAAAAAAGATAAAATACTAATTATTGGAGCAGGACTTTGCGGTTCATTGCTAGCTTTAAGACTTGCACAAAGAGGTTTTGAAGTAGAAGTATATGAGAGTAGACCAGATTTAAGAACTACAAATATTTCTGCGGGAAGAAGTATAAATTTAGCATTATCAGACAGAGGTTTAAAGGCATTGCGTTTATGTGGAATGGAGGAAAAGGCAAGAGAATTTTGTATTCCTATGTTTGGTAGATTAATGCACGATGCACACGGAAAAACCTTTTCTTCAAATTATTCAGGGAGAGAAAATGAATTTATAAATTCAATTTCTAGAGGTAATTTGAATGCTCTTTTATTAGACGAAGCAGAAAAACACGACAATGTAACTATTCATTTTAATAAACAGTGTAGAACTGTAGATATAGAAAATACAGTTGCTCATTTTAAAGATTATCAAACTAAAGAGGAGTTCTTTGTTCATGCTGATGTAATTTTTGGTTCAGATGGAGCTGGCTCATCATTGCGAAAAAGCTATATTTCTGAGCGTAAATTTTTGTTTAGTTATTCTCAAAACTACTTAAATCATGGGTATAAAGAATTAGAAATTCCTGCTAATAAAATGGGCACTCATCAAATAAGTAAAGAGCACTTGCATATTTGGCCTCGTGGTGATTTTATGTTAATTGCGCTGCCAAATATGGACGGAAGTTTCACGGTAACTTTATTTTTAAGTTATGATGAAGGTGAATTTAATTTTGAGAATTTAACTTCAGAAGATAAAATTACAGCATTTTTCGAGAAAGAGTTCCCAGATGCTTTGGCTTTAATTCCCAATATAAAAGAGGAGTTTATAAACAATCCAACAGGGCCGTTGGGAACTATAAAATGTTCACCTTGGAGTTATAAAAATAAAACTTTATTAATTGGTGATTCTTCGCATGCTATTGTGCCTTTTTATGGGCAAGGTATGAATGCTTCTTTTGAGGATGTTTTTGTGTTTGATGAAATTTTAAATCAAAATTTAGAAACTTGGGAAGCCGTTTTTAAAGCATATCAGAAAGCTAGAAAACACGATACAGATGCCATTGCAGATCTGGCGATTGATAATTTTCATGAGATGAAAGATCACGTTGCGAATCCGATTTTTAAAGAAAAAAGAAAAATAGAAATGGATTTAGAAAAAATATTTCCGACCGAATATTTTTCTAAATATTCTTTAGTTACTTTTAATGAGAATATTGGTTATAATGAAGCCATGAATAGAGGAAGAGCGCAAGATAAGGCGCTATTGAATTTAATTGCAGATAATGACATTTCTACTTCGTTAGAGATGTCAATAGAGGAATTGGAAATCGTGTTGAGAAAAGTACAAGAAGAAACAAACGAAATTTTGCAAGAAGATAAAATTGCAGGTATGAATGAAAGAAATTAA
- the kynU gene encoding kynureninase: MQYQNSLAYAKQQDKEDKISYLRNRFHIPKDKNGSDWLYFTGNSLGLQPKSTKDYINQELEDWANLGVEGHFEAKNPWLNYHELLTDKMARIVGAKPIEVVVMNTLTTNLHLLMVSFYRPTKAKYKIVIESDAFPSDRYAVQSQLKFHGFSEDDVIEWKPRKDEVLLRIEDLEQIVSEQGNEIALLLIGGVNYYTGQFLDIKKIAEIGHSKKCIVGIDLAHGAGNIQPNLHDSGVDFAAWCTYKYLNAGPGSLAGLFVHEKHAKNKDLPRFAGWWNHNKETRFNMRQPFDVMQGAEGWQLSNPPILSMAAIKASLDMFDEVGMDSLRDKSEKLTGYFEFLINEINSENIKIITPLNPKERGCQLSIQVKNADKSLHKKLTENNIITDWREPDVIRCAPVPMYTSFEDVYRMVSILKDLL, from the coding sequence ATGCAGTATCAAAATTCTTTAGCATACGCTAAACAACAAGATAAAGAAGATAAAATTTCTTATCTACGAAATCGATTTCATATTCCGAAAGATAAAAACGGCAGCGATTGGTTGTATTTTACTGGAAATTCTCTTGGTTTACAGCCAAAATCTACAAAAGACTATATCAATCAAGAATTAGAAGATTGGGCAAATCTTGGAGTTGAAGGTCATTTTGAAGCAAAGAATCCATGGTTGAATTACCATGAATTGCTAACGGATAAAATGGCAAGAATTGTTGGTGCAAAACCAATTGAAGTTGTAGTGATGAATACATTAACAACTAATTTGCATCTTTTGATGGTTTCATTTTATAGACCAACGAAAGCAAAATATAAAATTGTTATAGAAAGTGACGCTTTTCCTTCAGACAGATATGCAGTGCAATCGCAACTTAAGTTTCACGGTTTTTCAGAAGATGACGTTATTGAATGGAAACCAAGAAAAGACGAGGTATTATTAAGAATTGAAGATTTAGAACAAATTGTTTCGGAACAAGGAAACGAAATTGCATTGTTATTAATTGGAGGCGTAAATTATTATACAGGTCAGTTTTTAGATATAAAAAAAATTGCAGAAATAGGACATTCTAAAAAGTGTATTGTTGGAATTGACTTAGCGCATGGAGCAGGTAACATTCAACCAAATTTACATGATTCTGGGGTAGATTTTGCAGCTTGGTGTACGTATAAATATTTAAATGCTGGTCCAGGAAGTTTAGCAGGATTATTTGTGCACGAAAAGCATGCTAAAAATAAAGATTTACCGCGTTTTGCTGGTTGGTGGAATCATAATAAAGAAACCCGTTTTAACATGCGTCAACCATTTGATGTGATGCAAGGAGCAGAAGGTTGGCAATTGTCAAATCCGCCAATATTATCGATGGCTGCAATAAAAGCATCTTTAGATATGTTTGACGAGGTTGGAATGGATTCTTTAAGAGATAAGTCAGAAAAGTTGACAGGTTATTTTGAGTTTCTAATTAATGAAATTAATTCTGAAAACATTAAGATTATTACACCATTAAATCCAAAAGAACGAGGATGTCAATTGTCCATTCAAGTAAAAAATGCAGACAAAAGTTTACATAAAAAACTAACAGAAAATAATATTATAACCGATTGGAGAGAGCCAGATGTAATACGTTGTGCACCCGTACCAATGTATACTTCGTTTGAAGATGTATATAGAATGGTTTCAATTTTAAAAGATTTGCTATAA
- a CDS encoding C40 family peptidase encodes MKIIKLFFLLLLTVSLSCKDSEKTMTELENVRTAIKKVFAPDKRVELFDIQFEFLNNQIILKGETTSKKALSILQDSLNKRNVDFINAVRILPDSAVGNQQFAVARNSVINIRSQPKHSAELGTQGLLGMALKVLDKKGDFYRIQTPDNYISWVDKGGITRMNKTEIDTWNRSKKIIFTKNFGYVYGEKSENAIIVSDITLGGSLQYVSEDHQFYEVKYPDNRIGFIKKNEAVIYLSWLKNLKATQENIESISRTMIGFPYLWGGTSSKGMDCSGFTKMVYLMNGVIIPRDASQQINAGKTVDINLKFEGLEKGDLLFFGRKATPEKNQRVTHVGIWLGNDKMEFIHASGNVHLSSMDKNQSHYDEMNRNRYLGSKRYLNIEDHNIIDLKEKIKL; translated from the coding sequence ATGAAAATCATAAAGCTTTTTTTTCTATTACTATTGACTGTTTCCCTGTCTTGTAAAGACAGTGAAAAAACGATGACTGAATTAGAAAACGTGCGAACAGCTATAAAAAAAGTATTTGCTCCGGACAAAAGAGTTGAATTATTTGATATTCAATTCGAATTTTTGAATAATCAAATAATTTTAAAAGGAGAAACTACTTCTAAAAAAGCGCTTTCTATACTTCAAGATAGTTTAAATAAAAGAAACGTTGACTTCATCAATGCAGTTCGCATTTTGCCAGATTCTGCGGTAGGAAATCAACAATTTGCGGTAGCGAGAAATTCAGTTATAAACATTCGTTCTCAACCAAAACACTCTGCTGAATTAGGTACTCAAGGTTTATTAGGAATGGCTTTAAAAGTACTGGATAAAAAAGGTGATTTTTATAGAATTCAAACTCCTGATAATTATATCTCTTGGGTTGATAAAGGAGGAATTACACGAATGAATAAGACTGAAATTGATACTTGGAATCGTTCTAAAAAAATAATTTTTACAAAGAATTTTGGTTATGTATACGGTGAAAAATCTGAAAACGCTATAATTGTTTCTGATATTACTCTTGGAGGATCGCTGCAATATGTCTCTGAAGACCATCAATTTTATGAGGTAAAATATCCTGATAACAGAATTGGTTTTATCAAGAAAAATGAAGCTGTCATCTATCTTTCTTGGCTAAAAAACTTAAAAGCTACCCAAGAAAATATTGAATCAATATCTAGAACAATGATTGGTTTTCCTTATTTATGGGGAGGAACTTCTTCTAAAGGAATGGATTGCAGTGGATTTACAAAAATGGTTTATTTAATGAATGGGGTTATCATTCCAAGAGATGCTTCACAACAAATTAATGCAGGTAAAACTGTTGACATCAATTTAAAATTTGAAGGCTTAGAAAAAGGAGATTTGTTGTTCTTTGGAAGAAAAGCTACACCAGAAAAAAACCAAAGAGTAACGCATGTAGGAATTTGGTTGGGCAATGATAAAATGGAATTCATTCATGCATCTGGAAATGTACATTTGAGTTCTATGGATAAAAACCAATCTCATTATGATGAAATGAATAGGAATCGTTATCTAGGTAGCAAACGTTATCTAAATATTGAAGATCATAATATTATTGACTTAAAAGAAAAAATAAAATTATAA
- the serA gene encoding phosphoglycerate dehydrogenase, producing MITEKRNYIFDFDSTLTRVEALDVLAEITLQDNPKKGEIIQEIIDITNLGIDGEISFTESLERRIKLLNANEADLSGLVAALKKQVSKSIESNKEFFENFADNIYVISCGFKEFIDPIVEEYNIPSERVFANTFKFAKDGKIISFDADNPLSQHNGKIQCLKDMNLEGEIQVIGDGYSDYVTREAGVADKFFAYTENVSRVKTTENADHIAPNLDEFLYVNKLPRNISYPKNRIKILLLENVHPDAFSKLSTDGFSVETVSKSLSEDELIEKIKDVHVLGIRSKTNVTQRVVAAAEKLMVVSAFCIGTKQIDLEACKEKGIVVFNAPYSNTRSVVELAIGEIIMLMRSVFQRSTEIHNGQWNKTAEGSREVRGKKLGIIGYGNIGKQLSVLAEALGMDVYYYDVEDKLALGNATKMNTLKELLGISDVITLHVDDNAANKNFFGETEISQMKDGAHLVNLSRGFVVDINALANALKSGKIAGAAVDVYPSEPRKNGEFYTELKGLSNVILTPHVGGSTEEAQRDIADFVPSKIMAYINSGNTVDAVNFPNIRLPRQTNAHRFLHIHKNVPGVMAKINKILAKYDLNITGQYLSTDPKVGYVITDLDKEYNKEVIEKLRNVEGTIKFRVLY from the coding sequence ATGATTACCGAAAAAAGAAATTATATTTTCGATTTTGATAGCACTTTAACGCGTGTAGAAGCATTAGATGTTTTAGCTGAAATTACGCTTCAAGACAACCCTAAAAAAGGAGAAATTATTCAAGAAATAATAGATATTACTAATTTAGGGATTGATGGTGAAATATCTTTCACAGAATCTTTAGAAAGAAGAATTAAGTTGTTAAACGCGAATGAAGCTGATTTATCAGGTTTAGTAGCAGCTTTAAAAAAACAAGTATCAAAATCGATAGAAAGTAACAAAGAATTTTTTGAAAATTTTGCGGATAATATTTATGTGATTTCTTGTGGATTTAAAGAATTTATAGATCCTATTGTAGAAGAATACAATATCCCTTCAGAAAGAGTGTTCGCAAATACGTTTAAGTTTGCAAAAGACGGAAAAATTATTAGTTTTGATGCTGATAATCCACTTTCCCAACACAACGGAAAAATACAGTGTCTAAAAGACATGAATCTAGAAGGAGAAATACAAGTAATTGGTGATGGGTACAGTGATTATGTAACTCGTGAAGCTGGAGTGGCAGATAAGTTTTTTGCTTATACAGAAAACGTTTCAAGAGTTAAAACAACAGAAAATGCTGACCATATTGCCCCAAATTTAGATGAATTTTTATACGTAAACAAGTTGCCAAGAAATATCTCATATCCCAAGAATAGAATTAAAATTTTATTATTAGAAAACGTGCATCCAGATGCTTTCTCGAAGTTATCTACAGATGGTTTCTCAGTCGAGACAGTTTCTAAAAGTTTGTCTGAAGATGAATTGATAGAAAAGATAAAAGACGTGCATGTTTTAGGTATTCGTTCTAAAACAAACGTTACACAAAGAGTTGTTGCTGCTGCTGAAAAATTGATGGTAGTAAGTGCTTTTTGTATTGGGACAAAACAAATTGATTTAGAAGCTTGTAAAGAAAAAGGAATCGTTGTTTTTAATGCTCCTTATAGTAATACACGCTCTGTAGTAGAGTTGGCAATTGGAGAAATTATTATGTTAATGCGTAGTGTTTTTCAGAGAAGTACAGAAATACATAATGGTCAGTGGAATAAGACAGCAGAAGGTAGTAGAGAAGTTCGTGGTAAGAAGCTAGGAATTATAGGTTACGGTAATATTGGTAAACAATTATCTGTATTGGCGGAAGCTTTAGGAATGGATGTTTATTATTATGACGTTGAAGATAAATTGGCACTAGGTAATGCAACTAAAATGAATACTTTAAAAGAGTTGCTGGGAATTTCTGACGTGATTACTTTGCATGTTGATGATAATGCAGCGAATAAAAACTTCTTCGGAGAAACAGAAATCTCTCAAATGAAAGATGGTGCTCATTTAGTAAACCTTTCTCGTGGATTTGTAGTTGATATTAATGCATTAGCAAATGCATTGAAAAGCGGAAAAATAGCGGGTGCGGCGGTTGATGTTTATCCTTCTGAACCAAGAAAAAACGGAGAGTTTTACACAGAGTTAAAAGGGTTGTCAAACGTTATTTTAACACCACATGTTGGCGGAAGTACAGAAGAAGCTCAGAGAGATATTGCAGATTTTGTTCCTAGTAAAATTATGGCCTATATAAATTCTGGAAATACGGTGGATGCTGTAAACTTCCCAAATATTCGTTTACCAAGACAAACCAATGCGCATCGTTTTTTACACATTCATAAAAATGTTCCAGGCGTAATGGCAAAAATCAATAAGATTTTAGCAAAATATGATTTGAATATTACGGGTCAGTATTTATCTACCGATCCTAAAGTTGGTTATGTAATTACAGATTTAGATAAAGAATACAACAAAGAGGTAATTGAAAAATTACGAAACGTAGAGGGAACAATTAAGTTTAGAGTTTTGTATTAA